The proteins below come from a single Mugil cephalus isolate CIBA_MC_2020 chromosome 7, CIBA_Mcephalus_1.1, whole genome shotgun sequence genomic window:
- the LOC125010543 gene encoding E3 ubiquitin-protein ligase MARCHF2-like: MSSPGCCHLPGSLCDYSGNAESDASKDSEESDSTTQAQYIAKVTAKDGRPLSTVVKAVSLQSDVGMCRICHEGAGGETLLSPCDCTGTLGKVHKSCLEKWLSSSNTSYCELCHTEFTIERRPQPLTQWLKDPGPRSEKRTLLCDMACFLLITPLAAISGWLCLRGAQDHLQLKSRLEAVGLIALTIALFTIYILWTLVSFRYHCQLYSEWRRTNQKVRLLMPDMKGAHTTQRSVPTKSTKKMTDETIV; this comes from the exons ATGTCGTCGCCCGGGTGCTGCCACCTACCTGGCTCTCTTTGTGATTATTCTGGGAACGCTGAATCTGATGCCTCCAAGGATTCAGAGGAGTCTGACTCCACTACGCAGGCCCAGTACATTGCCAAGGTTACGGCTAAAGATGGCCGCCCACTCTCCACCGTTGTCAAAGCGGTTAGCTTGCAGAG TGATGTGGGCATGTGTCGGATCTGTCATGAGGGAGCTGGGGGGGAGACTCTGCTCTCGCCCTGCGACTGCACTGGTACACTTGGCAAAGTGCACAAGAGCTGCTTGGAGAAGTGGCTGTCCTCCTCCAACACCAGCTACTGTGAACTTTGCCACACAGAGTTCACTATTGAACGGCGACCACAACCACTCACACAG TGGCTGAAGGACCCAGGCCCTCGCAGTGAGAAGCGCACGCTGCTGTGCGACATGGCCTGCTTCCTTCTCATCACGCCCCTGGCAGCTATCTCTGGGTGGCTGTGTCTGAGGGGAGCCCAGGACCACTTGCAGCTGAAGAGCAGACTCGAGGCTGTTGGCCTCATTGCCCTCACCATCGCCCTCTTCACTATCTACATCCTCTGGACACTG GTGTCCTTTCGGTATCACTGTCAGTTGTACTCAGAGTGGAGGAGGACCAATCAGAAAGTGCGCCTGCTCATGCCCGACATGAAGGGAGCGCACACCACCCAACGCTCTGTGCCGACCAAGTCGACCAAGAAAATGACTGATGAGACGATCGTATGA
- the slc25a36a gene encoding solute carrier family 25 member 36-A, protein MSQRDTLVHLFAGGCGGTVGAILTCPLEVVKTRLQSSSITLYISEVQLSTVNGASVARVAPPGPLHCLKLIIEREGPRSLFRGLGPNLVGVAPSRAIYFAAYSTAKEKLNGVLEPDSTQVHMVSAGLAGFTAITATNPIWLIKTRLQLDARNRGERRMNAFECVRRVYQMDGLRGFYRGMSASYAGISETVIHFVIYESIKRKLLESKAHASMDDEEESVKDASDFVGMMLAAATSKTCATSIAYPHEVIRTRLREEGSKYRSFFQTLLTVPKEEGYRALYRGLTTHLVRQIPNTAIMMCTYEVVVYLLGR, encoded by the exons ATGAGCCAAAGGGACACACTGGTTCATTTGTTTGCTGGAGG ATGTGGTGGTACGGTTGGTGCTATTTTGACCTGTCCTCTTGAAGTGGTAAAGACCAGACTACAGTCTTCTTCCATCACCCTGTACATCTCTGAAGTCCAGCTCAGCACTGTCAATGGGGCCAGCGTTGCGCGTGTTGCACCACCAGGGCCTCTGCACTGTCTCAA GTTAATTATAGAGAGGGAGGGACCCCGCTCACTCTTCAGAGGACTGGGTCCAAACCTTGTAGGCGTGGCACCTTCCAG AGCGATCTACTTTGCGGCGTATTCAACAGCCAAGGAGAAGCTGAATGGAGTGCTGGAGCCAGACTCCACCCAGGTGCACATGGTGTCTGCTGGGCTGGCAG GGTTCACCGCGATCACGGCCACCAATCCCATCTGGCTGATCAAGACCCGCCTGCAGCTGGACGCCAG GAACCGAGGAGAGAGGCGTATGAATGCCTTTGAGTGCGTGCGGCGGGTGTACCAGATGGACGGCCTGCGAGGTTTCTACAGAGGCATGTCAGCCTCCTATGCTGGCATCTCTGAGACCGTTATCCATTTTGTCATCTACGAAAGCATCAAACGCAAACTGCTGGAGTCCAAGGCCCACGCCAGCATggacgatgaggaggagagcGTCAAGGACGCCTCAGACTTTGTGGGCATGATGCTCGCGGCGGCCACCTCCAAGACGTGCGCCACCTCCATCGCCTACCCTCATG AGGTGATCCGCACGCGGCTACGAGAAGAAGGGAGCAAGTACCGCTCCTTCTTCCAGACTCTGTTGACAGTGCCCAAGGAGGAGGGATACCGGGCGCTTTACCGCGGCCTCACCACCCACCTCGTTAGACAGATCCCCAACACTGCCATCATGATGTGCACCTACGAGGTGGTGGTCTACCTGCTCGGCCGTTAG